GGTGGCGTCCCGCTAGGCCACCCTCCCCTGCACCCGTCGAAACCCCGACCCCGACCTCCACCCCGACTCCAACACCCGAGCCGACGCCCGCCGCGGAAGGCAATGAAGCGGCCGCGGCCGCCGCCAACGAAGCCGAAGAGAAAGCGCGACAAGCAGCTAAGAAGGCCGCCGAAGCTGCCCAGGCGGCGGGAGAAGCGTCCACCGCGGCCGGCGAGGCGGCAAAAGCGGCAGCCAAAGCAGTTGCCGCTACCAAGATACGCCGCAGCGCCCATCACGCCACACCAAGGGAATCCCCTCGGGTAGTGGTCTCGCCAACACCCATGCCAAGCGAAGCCGAAACGCCCGCGGCCGAACCGTCTCTAGCGACCTCGGTGGTGTCGACTGCGGGCTCAGAACAATCTCAGAAACAAATCGACCAGCTTGCAAACCAGGTCAAGAACATCGACCGCACCAAGCTCGGCGGAGCCGATGCCCAGCGGTATGACATGGTTGCCGGTCTTCTGGTGAGTGCACGCACAGCATTGTCCAAAAACGACTACCTGGCGGCTAACAGCCTGACCAAAAAGGCCCAACTTCTCGTCGGGCAGATTGGGCACTAGGGGTCAGTTCGACCAAAAGGAACATGCGCCCTGGATTTCCTGAATTCAATGCTGAAGATTACCTTGGGCCCCGGTAGGACCAGTTGCCGCTCTTACCGTGTAGATTTTTCATTCTCTCAAAATCAGTCAGGAGCGAATCGCTTTATTTTGAAGGCGTTTTCGCTGGTATAGGGTTTGCTCGTTGCCCCTTACTTCGATTGCAAGGGGCAATGGTGATGGATGAATGGAGCCTATCTACCGGTTCAACGTTCGCGGCCCGCAGTATCTCAGGATCCGCGGAGTTAGAGCGATGTTATAATAACCGATGGGTCAGCGAGCCGGAACGAAACCTAATGTTGGCGGTGCTCGAGGACGCGATCCGATGTTACCTCGGATATCGGGATGGCGACCAGACCGCGATGAACCGGCTGTTGTTTGCTGACGCTCGTGACTGGATAAACTCGCCAAGCCGGTACAGCATCTTTGCTTTTCGCAATCTCTGCGAAATCATCGGAATCAATCCCGATGCTTTGAAGCGCGAGTTACATCGAGTCCGGCGTGGCACGTCGCCCCGAAGCGTGACGTTGCAGAGGACCTTCGATGTTCGGAGTCCTTCGCTGTCGAACACTCAGTCGCGGGTGACAACTTCTGCGCGAACCCGTCGCGCGCATGCTCCGATGGTCGCGCTCGCTAACCGGCCCCGTCCCGAGATCGCGACCGCATGATGCATGCCAGGAATCCACGGTCGAGGAGGTAGCCATGAACTTGATCAAAACGATTGTTCCGGCGGCGGTTCTTGCCATCGTTTTCACAGTTCCCGCATTTGCTCAAAGCGCCGGTGAGTCGATGCATGAGGCCGGCCAGGAGATGAAGAGCGCCGGCACCGAAACCTGGCACGCGGCCGAGAATGCCGGCAAGGGCACCGCCACCGCAGTTCACGACACCAGCATAACTGCCAAGGTCAAGGAGAGTCTGCACAAGGACGAGGCGACCAAGGGTCAGGACATTCATGTGTCAACCACTGCCGGTGTCGTAACCTTGAAGGGCAACGTCTCATCGCCGTCGACCGCTACGCGCGCCCAGGAGCTCGCGGAAGGTACGAAAGGCGTCAAGAGCGTGAACAACGAGCTTGCGGTCTCCAGTTCGTCATCTTCCAAGATGGAGTAGCCATAACTGGTCTCGGCCGCCCTTCGATGAAGCGGCACCAAAATGGGAGCGGTGATGTGGCTTCGCAGAAGCAATCACCGCTCCCGCAAATTCCGCGCCCGGACGAACCAGGGCTCCCGGTATTCGATCATTTTTTGACTTTGAGATGCGACTGTGGGCTGTACTACGCGCCGGCCGCGTAGTGCAGTCCCGGTCCTCTTACTCAAAACCAGTGGGTGGTTTCCTCGGCGTTTGTGAACTATCGCCCTTGCAAATGCAGCGCTGATCAGGTTCGCCAATATCATTGCATCGCAAACTGTCTGACCTGGCTATCTCAATGATTGGCCGCCCACAGGCACTTTGCCACGCGGACGAAAAAGCAATGCTAGTTCCCGAGGCCCCAACCTGATATGTCCAACCCAGTCCTGATTTCCCTAGGGAAGCTTCAAACCGGGGTCACTCTATAAAATGCAGATCTCGCTCCCAGCCGCCGAGAAAGTCGGCGAGGCGCTCAAACAACGTGGCGAAACCGTCGCTGTCGCGGAGTCATCCTCCGGCGGACTCATCGCCGCCTCTCTGTTGAGTGTCCCGGGTGCTTCGGCTTACTTCATCGGCGGGGCCGTGTTTTACACGAGAAAATCGCTCAAGGAGTTACTCGCGCTGCGCGACGATCAGTTCGCGCAAATGCGCGGCCTGACCGAATCGACCGCAACTCTTCTTGCCAATGCAATCCGGGAGCGCCTTTCAACGACTTGGGCGGTCGCCGAGATCGGCGCCAGCGGACCCACTGGAAGCCGTTATGGCGATCCGGCCGGCACCTCCTGCATCGCCGTAGTAGGGCCACAGCATGGAGCACGGTCGGTCAAAACCAACCAGTCTGATCGCGCCGCCAACATGCAGGTTTTTGCCCAGTCAGCGTTAGATCTGTTGGCGCAACTCGTCCTCCAGGCGTAGCGCAACTCATTAAGTCGGCCAGTCAAACTGGCGCGGGTCTGACGTCCAAGCAACGCGTGGACTTTTCATCGTCGCGGCTCAAGGGAGGAGCGACCAAAACGCAGATCGCTCCTCCAGCTCGGTGAAGTGACGAGCGGCCCCTCACTAAAGGTCGGAATCTTCTATCACGATATTGATACGCCGATTTTTGCGCCTTCCCTCGGGTGTTTCGTTTGAGGCTATCGGATGGTATTGGCCAAAAGCCTCCGCCACCAGAGTCGAGGGATCGACACCCAGGGTCTGCAAATGGCGGACAACGTTTGTTGCCCGATTCGCGGAAAGCTCCCAGTTGGTCGGAAAGCGGGCACGGAGGGTGGCGGCAACCGGCAGGCTGTCAGTAAAGCCCTGAACTACGACCCGTTTTCCGTTGAGGCCTTGCAAGGACGGGGAAACCTTGTTGAGCGCGTCTATCCCGTGCGCGCCGACCTCCCATCCCCCCTCCGGAAAAAGGATTTCGTCAGCCATGGTCACCTCGATGCGATTCTTGAACTGCTTGACCTGGACCTGGTCACTCTTAATCTCGGCCTCCAGGCTCTTATTCAGATTCTCATAGGTATCGTTCATATAGAGCGCCTGCTCATCCTGTGGAAGCGGCTGCTGATACTGTGGTTGCGTCGCGCAACCGGCCACGAGCCATACGACCATCAGCACCAAGGGTAGTTTTGATCTCATAGTCTTCACCGGCCCACGTCGAGCTTCACCTATACCTGCTAAATCTTCTGAAATTTAGCCTGGTACAAGCTCCGTACATGGGCGCGCACCGCTCGCAGGCGCTCGGCGCTTGCAGGGCGCTTCATTTTCTGCTATCAAATCTGCATATATGCATCTGGAGACAGCCACTCCTCATTCGAGCACCCTTCGAAGCGCGCGTGCTACTGCGCTGCGCCAGCTGGCAGCCATGGGCTGCGCTCGTTTTGACCTCGGAGTACTGCGTGCACACGGGGTGATGCTGTTGTATGAATCGCTGACCGCCCCCCAAATTCGTGCAAGATTCGCGTGGCTACGACGGGAGAACACCCGCCGGGCGCACATCTTCGTGCGCCCCCATGGTCTGTCGCGACTGACACTGGTCGACGACCTGAGCAGCAGCGCGCTCAACTCCATGAAACGCGGCGGCTTCGCACCGACGCTGGTGGTGGAGACTTCGCCAAGAAACTTTCAGGCCTGGTTGAAACATGCGCGCGTGTTCCCGAATCGCGAGTTGAGCACCGTCGCCGCACGCGAACTTGCGGCACGCTTCCAGGGTGATCCGTCGAGCGCTGACTGGCGTCATTTCGGACGCTTGGCAGGGTTCATCAATCAGAAACCGAATCGGCGCTTGCCCAGCGGCCTGCAGCCTGTCGTACAGCTGCGCGAGTCCTCGGGAGTGGCGTTTGCTAAGGCGTGCCGGTTCCAGGTCGAAGTGGAGCGGATGGTCGAACAAGCACGCCTTGTGCAGCTCGCGCAAGTGCGCTTGTGCTCGTCCTCCGATCGGCACACCCAGCGGACTCTGGCCGATTTTCATCAACATCCCCGCTACCGGGGTGATCTCCACCGCGCTGACATGGCGTGGGCCAGCTACGCGGCCAGGCATGGCGTCTCGGCCACGGAGATCGCCGTCGAAATCTGCGGGGCACGCGACTTGTCCAAAAAAGGCGGTATCCGACGACAGGTCGCCTACGGGGAACGCACCGCCGCAAAGGCAATTTCCAACCTGGCCGCAACCACCATGGCGACAGCGGCCTTGGTCTACGCGCCGAGCGCCTGAATTAGCTGTGAAGAACTCTAAGTCGAAGGAGTACTGATATGTCGTTGAATCGAGTGATGGTAATCGGAAACCTGGGCGCTAATCCGGAGCTTCGTTACCTGCAAAGCGGACGGGCAGTAGCAAACCTCTCGGTCGCAACTAGCGACTTCTATGCCGACCCGCAGGGGCAAAAGCGGCACACCGCGGTTGAGTGGCACAGGGTTGTGGTATTCGGCAAGCTCGCTGAGAACTGCCACCAATACCTCCAGAAGGGACGGCAGGTGTACGTGGAGGGCCGCTTGCAGACCCGGTCTTTCGAGATCGCCGGCGGAGACGGCCGCAAGGGCAAGCGCACCGAAATCCTCGCCACCCGTGTGCAGTTCCTCGGGCGCGCCGCAGCGGGGGAGGAGCCGACCGACGATAGCGGCGCAGGAGTGGCAAGCTCCGAGGACTGAAAGGCCATTCGCCCAGACGCACCGTGAACCTGTCTGGTCAGAGCAAAAAAAGATGATCCAATCGGGACCCTGAACCTCGGGCTCCATCGGTCTTCGCACCCGGTCGGCACACATCAGCCCTTAGTATGCGCTAAGTGAGTCTGGGCGTGCCCCGAATCGCGCCGGGGAATGTTGCGGCACCCGGCTCGCGAGCAAACGCGCAAGGATTTCGGGAATTTCGAATATCGCGCGATTGTTGATCGCGCGCACATGCTCGCGGAACGAGGCGAGCCGATCGGGGTCGAGCATCGGAAGAATTCCGGCCGCGACCTCGGCAAACGAGTGGAGGACCACCCCGAGCTGGTTTTCCACGATCCAGTCGGTGTTGAAGCGCTCCTGGACCATCGTCCAGGAGTTGCGCTCAACGACCACCGGCAGTCCCATGACCAGCGCTTCGCTGATACTGCCGGGTCCGGGCTTGCCGACAAAGTAGTCCGCAAGCTGCATGAACCGGGGAATGTCGTCGCAGAACCTCTCGATCCGAAATGGGAACGGCAACTTTAGCTCGGCGACGCGCTCACTCAGTTGCCGATTGTGCCCACACATGAAGATGAGCTGGGTTTTCAGTCCTGCCGCCGCCACCCGCCGGGCAACGGTCAGCATCTGTCGCGACCCGTAACCACCGAACATCACCAGACCGGTCGGCAGGTCCGGATGTAATCCCAAGCGCACACGCTCCCCGGCGCGGGGCACGGGTGCGCGATTGTAGAACTCAGGCCGCACGATCATTCCGGAAGTGCGAAATACCCGATCCTTCGGATGGCCCATCGCGAGCGCCTGGTTCATGGCGGCCTCGGTCCCGCAAATCAGGTACTGCTCCTGCCTCTCTATCCAGAAATGCGGCGGGTAATCGGCCAGGTCAGTGAGGATGGTCACGACCGGGGTCGGCGGGCGACCGAGCGCCTCGTCGGCAGAGCGCAGGCCTTCAAAAATTTCGCGGTTGAAATTCGGGATCACTGAAACCACCAGGTCCGGCGGATTGTCGATCCAGTAGCGTTGCAGCATAGCAGTCGCCTGCACATGCATGCGCCGAATCAGCGACTGGACTACCCGCAGCATGGGGCCGGTTCCGATGGTCAGTCCGTAGCGAAGCATCCGATTGTAAAACTCCTCCACGCGGACGCGGGTTACCTTGCGAATGAAATCGATAGGCTCCAGAACTTCGCGCAGATTTATCGTTTGAACGTCCCACGGGCGCTGCTGCTGCTCGAGTATCGACTTGAGGCCGGCGGCCGATGCCCGATGGCCTCCGCCCGCGTTGAAGAAAATGAGGTCAATGCGGGGCCGCGGCTCCCATGGCGGAGGAAGTGTAAGAAACCGACCCATCATCCCATCCCCTTTGAGACACTGTGGGTTTGCGCGGACCAACGCAGCAAATTCAACTCGCCGCCCCGCTCCTCGATCAGCGCCGTCCGGCTCTGCACCCAATCGCCGTCGTTCAGGTAGAGAATCGGTCCAATCATGCGTTGGTCGGGGCGATGGGTATGCCCACAGATGACACCATCCGCCCGATGTTGCCGCGCACCGTGCGTCACGCGCGCGTCGGGAAAATCGACCAGCTGATGAACCGCGAGTTTGAGCCGGCGGCGAAGTACTCCAAGCTTCGAACCGCTCTCGGGATTGGAATGTATGACGTTGCGGTTATACCAAAGATTTATTTTGAGCGCGTTCGAGTAGCCGATACTGCCCACCACCGAAAACCAGCGATTACCGTGAATCGGACTGTCGAACTGATGGCCGTGAATCACCAACATGCGGCGGTTGTCGGCGGTGCGATGCAAGAAAAACGGATGACATTCGACCGCGCCGAAAAGCATCCGGACCAGCTCGCCGTCATGTTCATCATGATTTCCGGGAATAATGACGATCCGGGTACCGCGCCGTCGCCACGACCAGATTTCCTCGACCACCGCGGTCTGATCGGGCGTCCAGCACCACCCGGGACCCATGTTCCACCCGTCGATGATGTCGCCAACCAGGAACAGATTTTCGGCGCGATGGCCGCGGAGAAATTCGAGCAGGGCTTGCGCTTTGCAGCGCGCGGTTCCCAGATGAAAGTCGGAAATCCAGATGGAGCGGTATTCGCGGGTTGGTGGTTTGGGCAATGGCAGAGGGCTGGCGGAAGTTTCCGCGGAATCCGGCCGCCTATGACCAAGCAACCGATCCATCGCGACGCTGCTCCATCAGTGCCCCCGACCCGTCACCTCGATTACAGTTCGCACACCGATCAAATCACAGCGCGCTCCGCGAAGCGCCGCAGTTCTTTGAATTGTTGACTAGGAGAAAGTTATTAAATGATTAATCGTCCTGCGACCGACTTTCCTTACCGATGTTCGGGAGACGGTTACGTCTTTCGGACGGAGTTGTGTTCACGAGGCTGCCCCGCCACCTTCGCAACCGAATTGGCTCCTCTCGTCCGGCGTACCTCATGGGAGGGCACGAATAGCGCCACGCGTACCAGAATCATGAGGATCGGCGAGGTAATTCTTTGGAAACGCCTTGGCCATCGTCGCGCGCGCCTGGGGCGGCGGGAATCCACGAGTCGGCTCGAGGGCGGCACTATGGAATATCGTGTAGGGCTGCAATATAATGCATATCGTGGCGCGTACCTCAAAAGCTCCGGAGGTGCCTGCCGAGGGCGGAGCGGATCCCACAAGCTCGTCCTCGCAGTACCTTGCGACCCTGGGTCGCAAAGTCCGTGATGCGCGTGCAAGGCACGGCATGACGCGGCGCATGCTGGCGCACGACTCCGGAATTTCGGAGCGTTACCTCGCACAGCTGGAGAGCGGGCTTGGGAATTTTTCGATTGTCCTGCTGCGCCGCTTGGCCAAAGCGATCGATGTGCCGGTCGCGGAGCTGGTGAGCGACGAGCCACCGCACCCGGTCGCGTACAGTCTGCTGGTGGAACGCTTGCGGCGCCTCAAGCCCGCGGAGCTCTCCCAGGCGTCCGCACTGCTGACGCAGCGCTTCGGAGATCGGAGCGGCCGCGCCGAACGCATCGCGCTCATCGGTCTGAGGGGCGCCGGAAAGAGCACGCTTGGCGCCGCGCTTGCCAAACACCTGGGCTGGCGCTTCCTGGAGATGAGTCGCGAAATCGAAGCCGAAGCCGGAGTTCGCGTGGCCGAAATCTTCGATTTGTGGGGCCAGGCCGCCTACCGGCGCTACGAACGCCGCGCGCTCGAACGCATCGTTCATATGCCGCCAAAGATAGTTCTGGCAACCGGCGGCGGCCTCGTCTCCGAGCCGGCGACGTTCGGACGTTTGCTGGATTCGTTTTTCGCAATTTGGATTGAGGCCTCTCCCGAGGAGCACTGGGACCGGGTAATTCGGCAGGGCGACCAGCGAGTCGCGGTTAGCGGCGACACCGAGGCTTTGGCCGACATGCGCCGGATCCTAGCTCAACGCCATCCGCTTTATGGCAGGGCCGATGCACGCCTGCAGACCCGCGGCAAAACCGCGCGGCAGTCGCTCACGGAATTGATTAATCTCACTCGAGCCCACGTTGACCAGGCGCTGCCTAAGCAGCGAGTGCCATGATATGCCGAGGTCGCGTCACCAACCGGGCGAGCCCGGTCCGAAGTTGCCCGTGGCCGCAAAAACGAAGCCCCAATCTCTCTTTAGAAGCAACTGCTGGAGGTTTGCTTCTCGGAGTCTAGATATGCATTATAATACATACAACGCCACCAGCTTTCGATGATCGATTTTCGCACCGAGCCGGCAAGATATCGCCATTGGAAAATGACCTTTGCGGGTCAGGTGGCGGTCCTCGCCATGGACGTGGACGAAAATCGCGGCCTCGCCGAGGGCTATGAACTCAAGCTCAATTCCTATGACTTGGGTGTGGACATCGAGCTCTATGACGCTACCCAGCGGCTGCGCTTTGAGCATCCCGAAGTCCGCAGCGTGATCTTGTGCTCGGCCAAGGAACGCATTTTCTGCGCGGGTGCAAACATCAAGATGCTCGGCTTGGCGAGTCATCCGTTCAAAGTCAATTTCTGCAAGTTCACGAATGAAACCCGCAACAGCATCGAGGACGCGACCCGGAACTCTGGCCAGTTCTATATGACAGCGATCGGGGGTCCGTGCGCAGGCGGCGGCTACGAGCTCGCGCTCGCCACGGAGTACATAATGATGGCCGATGACGGTTCCACCAGTGTCTCTCTTCCGGAAGTGGCGCTGCTCGCCGTGCTTCCCGGGACCGGTGGGCTCACCCGCCTGGTCGATAAACGCGGAGTGCGGCGCGACCTGGCAGATTTCTTTTGCACTACCGAAGAGGGCGTCAAAGGAAAGCGCGCGGTCGACTGGCGCCTGGTGGACGAGGTGGTACCCAGGACTCAACTCACCGAAACCGCCAACCAGAAAGCGCTACATTTCGCTGCCAACTCAAACCGTCCGGCGAATGCTACAGGCATCATCCTCACCCCGCTTCGTCGGACCGTCGACGATCGCACCATTACCTATGATCATCTGAAAATCGAGTTGGATCGCGACCGCGCATGCGTGACCCTTTTGATCCAGGGTCCGGCCGAAGCGGTCAAGAGTCCCACTGCGCTCGGATGCGACTTCTGGCCGTTGGCGATCGCACGCGAACTCGATGATGCGATTTTGCATCTCCGCTTCAATGAAGAAGCGCTCCGAACCTGGGTGTTTCGGACCGAGGGCGATTCCGCTCTGGTCGCGTCCTACGACGCCTTCCTATCAGCCAACGCCGAAGACTGGCTGGTACGCGAGATCATTCTCTACCTGAAGCGCACGCTGAAACGCGTTGACGTAAGCGCTCGCTCGATCTTCGCGTTGCTCGAGCCCGGTTCATGCTTTGCGGGATCACTGTTGGAACTCGCGCTCGCGGCCGATCGCGCGTACATGCTGCGGGGCGTGCGCGACGGTGATGAGGCGCCGCCGGCATGCATCGTTTTGAGCGACCTGAATTTCGGCCGACTTCCGATGTGCAATGGGCTGTCGCGGTTGGAAAGCCGTTTCTTGCACGAACCCGACAAGTACCGGAACCTGCGCGCGCGACTGGGCGAGCAAATCGATGCGGAAACCGCCCAGGCGCTGGGCCTGATAGGCTTCGCACCTGACGATTTGGATTGGGACGACGAGGTGCGCCTCGCGATCGAGGAACGCGCCGCGTTCTCGGGCGACGCACTCACCGGCATGGAAGCATCCCTGCGGTTTGGCGGGCCCGAAACCATCGAGTCAAAAATTTTCGCCCGGCTGTCAGCGTGGCAAAATTGGATCTTTCAGCGCCCCAATGCGGTCGGCGAGAAAGGCGCGCTCAAGCTGTACGGAACCGGACGCCGTCCCGAATTCGACCCGCGGAGAGTGTGATGTCGATCAACTACGACGAACGAATACCCAACAACGTCGGTCTGTCCGCCGACCGCCGGCTTCAGCGCGCGCTGGAGAATTGGCAGCCCAAATTCCTCGAGTGGTGGAACCAAATGGGTCCGTCCGGATTCCAGACCGCGGACGTCTATTTGCGTACCGCAACTTCCGTAGACGCCAAAGGCTGGGCCACCTTCGACTATCTCAAGATGCCCGAGTATCGCTGGGGAATTTTTCTCGCTGAACCGGTGGCCGATCGCAAGATCGGCTTTGGCGAGCAGCGAGGCGAGCCGGTGTGGCAGGAGGTTCCCGGCGAGCATCGCGGGGTACTGCGCCGCCTGATCGTCACCCAGGGCGACACGGAACCGGCATCGGTGGAGCAGCAGCGTCACCTGGGCCGAACCTGTCCCTCCCTCTATGACCTTCGCAACCTGTTCCAGGTGAATGTCGAGGAGGGGCGCCACCTCTGGGCGATGGTTTATTTGCTGCAGGCCTACTTTGGGCGCGACGGACGCGAAGAGGCTGAAGCGCTGCTTGAGCGGCGTTCAGGAAGCGCCGACAATCCGCGAATTCTTGGTGCTTTCAATGAGCGTACCCCCGACTGGCTCTCCTTTTTCATGTTCACGCATTTCACCGACCGTGACGGGAAATTTCAGCTCGCGAGCCTCGCGGAGTCTGGATTCGACCCGTTATCACGCACCTGTCGCTTCATGCTCACCGAGGAGGCGCACCACCTTTTCGTCGGCGAAACCGGAATCGGGCGCATCATCGCCCGCTCCTGCCAGCTCATGAGGGAACATCGCACCGACCGCATCGGCGACTATGGCGGCATAGATCTCGCGATCATCCAGAAATATCTGAATTTTCATTTTTCCGTTTCGCTGGACCTGTTTGGTTCTGAGTTGTCAACCAACGCCGCCAACTACTTCAGCACGGGTTTAAAAGGCCGCTTCAAGGAGTCCGAACGCAACGACGATCACCGCCTGACCGAATCGACTCATCGCGTCCTCAGGGCCCATGCAGGAGCGATTATCGAGAGCGAGGAGCCCGCCCTGACCGCGCTCAACGAGAGCCTGCGCGACGCGTACATTGCAGATTGCTGGCGGGCATTGGTGCGCTGGAACAAGAACATCGAGGATTCAGGAATAGACTTTCGTCTGACTCTGCCGCATCGTGGATTCCGTCGCGCGATCGGCGAGTTCAAGGGACTATACGTCACGCCTGAGGGACTCCCTGTATCCGAGACCGAATGGCGTGCGCGCGAGGGGCAATGGCTCCCGACCCCCGCGGAGAGGGAGTTTATCGGCTTCCTTATGACTCCGGTCCTCCAGCCCGGCAAATTTGCAAGCTGGATCGCCCCGCCCCCGCGCGGAATCAATCATCAACCTATCGAGATGGACTACGTAAGAGAGTTGCCGACCAAATAATAAGACGGGTCCTTGGGCCCGCCCTCCTGAAAATTGTGCGGCCTCTCGGACGGCTCTGGACGGCCCGTTTCTTGCGGAAGCGTATCCGTGAACGGGCCGTACGGAATCTCCTAGGCACAACTGCCGCAAGGACGGGCAAGTGCCATAGCGGGTGCTCGTTGTACGGGCATCTGAGGAGGATCGTGATGAGCCTGAAATCTCTAAGCGGGGCAGGAATCTGGACATCAAGCTGTTGAAGACTTTCCTCGCGTTGGCCGATGAACGGAGCTTTACCGCTGCAGGCAAGCTGCTGGGGCTCACCCAATCAGCCGTCAGCCAACAGATTCGGGTCCTTGAACGC
This sequence is a window from Candidatus Binataceae bacterium. Protein-coding genes within it:
- a CDS encoding UDP-2,3-diacylglucosamine diphosphatase, with translation MDRLLGHRRPDSAETSASPLPLPKPPTREYRSIWISDFHLGTARCKAQALLEFLRGHRAENLFLVGDIIDGWNMGPGWCWTPDQTAVVEEIWSWRRRGTRIVIIPGNHDEHDGELVRMLFGAVECHPFFLHRTADNRRMLVIHGHQFDSPIHGNRWFSVVGSIGYSNALKINLWYNRNVIHSNPESGSKLGVLRRRLKLAVHQLVDFPDARVTHGARQHRADGVICGHTHRPDQRMIGPILYLNDGDWVQSRTALIEERGGELNLLRWSAQTHSVSKGMG
- a CDS encoding helix-turn-helix transcriptional regulator — translated: MARTSKAPEVPAEGGADPTSSSSQYLATLGRKVRDARARHGMTRRMLAHDSGISERYLAQLESGLGNFSIVLLRRLAKAIDVPVAELVSDEPPHPVAYSLLVERLRRLKPAELSQASALLTQRFGDRSGRAERIALIGLRGAGKSTLGAALAKHLGWRFLEMSREIEAEAGVRVAEIFDLWGQAAYRRYERRALERIVHMPPKIVLATGGGLVSEPATFGRLLDSFFAIWIEASPEEHWDRVIRQGDQRVAVSGDTEALADMRRILAQRHPLYGRADARLQTRGKTARQSLTELINLTRAHVDQALPKQRVP
- a CDS encoding CinA family protein, whose product is MQISLPAAEKVGEALKQRGETVAVAESSSGGLIAASLLSVPGASAYFIGGAVFYTRKSLKELLALRDDQFAQMRGLTESTATLLANAIRERLSTTWAVAEIGASGPTGSRYGDPAGTSCIAVVGPQHGARSVKTNQSDRAANMQVFAQSALDLLAQLVLQA
- a CDS encoding OmpA family protein, which translates into the protein MRSKLPLVLMVVWLVAGCATQPQYQQPLPQDEQALYMNDTYENLNKSLEAEIKSDQVQVKQFKNRIEVTMADEILFPEGGWEVGAHGIDALNKVSPSLQGLNGKRVVVQGFTDSLPVAATLRARFPTNWELSANRATNVVRHLQTLGVDPSTLVAEAFGQYHPIASNETPEGRRKNRRINIVIEDSDL
- a CDS encoding BON domain-containing protein, which encodes MNLIKTIVPAAVLAIVFTVPAFAQSAGESMHEAGQEMKSAGTETWHAAENAGKGTATAVHDTSITAKVKESLHKDEATKGQDIHVSTTAGVVTLKGNVSSPSTATRAQELAEGTKGVKSVNNELAVSSSSSSKME
- a CDS encoding single-stranded DNA-binding protein; translation: MSLNRVMVIGNLGANPELRYLQSGRAVANLSVATSDFYADPQGQKRHTAVEWHRVVVFGKLAENCHQYLQKGRQVYVEGRLQTRSFEIAGGDGRKGKRTEILATRVQFLGRAAAGEEPTDDSGAGVASSED
- the boxB gene encoding benzoyl-CoA 2,3-epoxidase subunit BoxB, with the protein product MSINYDERIPNNVGLSADRRLQRALENWQPKFLEWWNQMGPSGFQTADVYLRTATSVDAKGWATFDYLKMPEYRWGIFLAEPVADRKIGFGEQRGEPVWQEVPGEHRGVLRRLIVTQGDTEPASVEQQRHLGRTCPSLYDLRNLFQVNVEEGRHLWAMVYLLQAYFGRDGREEAEALLERRSGSADNPRILGAFNERTPDWLSFFMFTHFTDRDGKFQLASLAESGFDPLSRTCRFMLTEEAHHLFVGETGIGRIIARSCQLMREHRTDRIGDYGGIDLAIIQKYLNFHFSVSLDLFGSELSTNAANYFSTGLKGRFKESERNDDHRLTESTHRVLRAHAGAIIESEEPALTALNESLRDAYIADCWRALVRWNKNIEDSGIDFRLTLPHRGFRRAIGEFKGLYVTPEGLPVSETEWRAREGQWLPTPAEREFIGFLMTPVLQPGKFASWIAPPPRGINHQPIEMDYVRELPTK
- the boxC gene encoding 2,3-epoxybenzoyl-CoA dihydrolase, with translation MIDFRTEPARYRHWKMTFAGQVAVLAMDVDENRGLAEGYELKLNSYDLGVDIELYDATQRLRFEHPEVRSVILCSAKERIFCAGANIKMLGLASHPFKVNFCKFTNETRNSIEDATRNSGQFYMTAIGGPCAGGGYELALATEYIMMADDGSTSVSLPEVALLAVLPGTGGLTRLVDKRGVRRDLADFFCTTEEGVKGKRAVDWRLVDEVVPRTQLTETANQKALHFAANSNRPANATGIILTPLRRTVDDRTITYDHLKIELDRDRACVTLLIQGPAEAVKSPTALGCDFWPLAIARELDDAILHLRFNEEALRTWVFRTEGDSALVASYDAFLSANAEDWLVREIILYLKRTLKRVDVSARSIFALLEPGSCFAGSLLELALAADRAYMLRGVRDGDEAPPACIVLSDLNFGRLPMCNGLSRLESRFLHEPDKYRNLRARLGEQIDAETAQALGLIGFAPDDLDWDDEVRLAIEERAAFSGDALTGMEASLRFGGPETIESKIFARLSAWQNWIFQRPNAVGEKGALKLYGTGRRPEFDPRRV
- a CDS encoding glycosyltransferase, with translation MGRFLTLPPPWEPRPRIDLIFFNAGGGHRASAAGLKSILEQQQRPWDVQTINLREVLEPIDFIRKVTRVRVEEFYNRMLRYGLTIGTGPMLRVVQSLIRRMHVQATAMLQRYWIDNPPDLVVSVIPNFNREIFEGLRSADEALGRPPTPVVTILTDLADYPPHFWIERQEQYLICGTEAAMNQALAMGHPKDRVFRTSGMIVRPEFYNRAPVPRAGERVRLGLHPDLPTGLVMFGGYGSRQMLTVARRVAAAGLKTQLIFMCGHNRQLSERVAELKLPFPFRIERFCDDIPRFMQLADYFVGKPGPGSISEALVMGLPVVVERNSWTMVQERFNTDWIVENQLGVVLHSFAEVAAGILPMLDPDRLASFREHVRAINNRAIFEIPEILARLLASRVPQHSPARFGARPDSLSAY
- a CDS encoding DNA-primase RepB domain-containing protein; its protein translation is MGCARFDLGVLRAHGVMLLYESLTAPQIRARFAWLRRENTRRAHIFVRPHGLSRLTLVDDLSSSALNSMKRGGFAPTLVVETSPRNFQAWLKHARVFPNRELSTVAARELAARFQGDPSSADWRHFGRLAGFINQKPNRRLPSGLQPVVQLRESSGVAFAKACRFQVEVERMVEQARLVQLAQVRLCSSSDRHTQRTLADFHQHPRYRGDLHRADMAWASYAARHGVSATEIAVEICGARDLSKKGGIRRQVAYGERTAAKAISNLAATTMATAALVYAPSA